One part of the Ochotona princeps isolate mOchPri1 chromosome 3, mOchPri1.hap1, whole genome shotgun sequence genome encodes these proteins:
- the C3H21orf62 gene encoding uncharacterized protein C21orf62 homolog yields the protein MVPPSRHCLLLIGTLGVFVLERATKGQRYSTLIFTLENTLRNCSCPVDVRACDYSLANLMCSCNTVLPAAVERSASYDGRLTIWFTDVSALGRLLNFTLVHDLKLALCSSSTLPSAYLAICGLRRLHVTTEAKSLFPEQSLFIHSGGDTGSEDKLLQSHIKGQPCTSVSFLDVALFNRNSSLKSYSIENVASIVHNFPSFSYFKTFPMASNQSCVVTVIY from the coding sequence ATGGTGCCCCCTTCTAGGCACTGTCTCCTTCTGATTGGCACTCTAGGTGTCTTTGTTCTAGAGCGTGCCACCAAGGGGCAGAGGTACAGCACACTGATTTTCACTCTGGAAAACACCCTTCGGAACTGCAGCTGCCCTGTAGATGTCCGGGCCTGTGACTACAGTTTGGCCAACCTGATGTGCAGCTGCAACACGGTGCTGCCAGCTGCAGTGGAGAGAAGTGCCAGCTATGACGGCCGTCTCACCATCTGGTTCACAGACGTGTCAGCCCTGGGCCGCCTGTTGAACTTCACATTGGTCCATGACCTGAAGCTCGCCCTATGCAGCTCCAGCACTCTCCCCTCTGCCTACCTGGCCATCTGTGGACTGAGGAGGCTCCATGTCACCACTGAGGCCAAGTCTCTATTCCCTGAGCAGAGCCTGTTCATCCACAGCGGTGGGGACACTGGCTCCGAGGACAAGCTCCTGCAGTCACATATAAAAGGGCAGCCGTGCACATCTGTCTCCTTCTTGGATGTGGCTCTCTTCAACAGGAACTCATCCTTGAAGTCTTACAGTATAGAGAATGTGGCCAGCATAGTCCACAACTTCCCTAGCTTCTCTTACTTTAAAACCTTCCCCATGgccagcaaccaaagctgtgtaGTCACAGTCATTTACTGA